The DNA region AGTTGGTCAAGCCGATTAAAGGAATGGACAGCAAAATCACTTTTGAGGAACAGCGTCTAGATTTTACAGATCTGTCGGGCAGCTTAGGGAAAGTAGATCTCGCTGGTGAAATGAATTTAGATCTCAGCGGTTCAATTGAAGGCAAGCTGATTAGTCAGCCGGTGACGATTGGAGATTTGTTGACGACGTTTGAGTTGGATGCGCCGGAATTTGTGCTGGATGGTCAGCTGCGTGCTTTGGTCTCTGTGACGGGGGCATTAGAGGAGCCGCAACTGTTTATCGATGCGGTCAATTACGATACGTTGACGTTTGACCGCATTACGTTTGATCAGTTTCAGGGCACGTTGGCGATTATTGGCAGTCAGTTTTTCGTTGAAAATTTTGTTGCCACACCAACTCTTGGCGGTCAGTTTCAGGGTCAGGGTTTAATTCAAATGCCAACAGAGGCATTCCCTGAAGGGGCGATCGCCATCAATACAACGGGCACTCAATTACCGACTAATGCATTGGCGCAACTCTACGAAATTCCAACGCCTGTGCCACTGGGAACGGGACAAGGGGATTTTGTCTTTGAGGCAACGGTAGATAAAGTTGATCAGTTTGTGGTGTCAGGTTCAGCTGTCATTCCAGTCGCGGGAGGACTGGTCACCGCCACGAATTTGAAGGTCACCCAAGAACGTTGGCAAACTCCCGCAACCGCCCGTGGTTTAAGGCTCAATGAACTTTATACACAGCCCTTACCGCCTTTCGCAGAAAATAGCTTGGTGAATGGTGAGTTTGACGCAACAGGTGCACTTTCTCCTGATGCCGCAGATCCCGATCCGCTTCAAGTGACAGGTCAAGCGCGCACAACTCTCGCGGGCGGCACGGCGATCGCCAACAATTTAAGGGTCAAAGATGGCTTATGGAAAACAGATATTAGCCTTGAGGGATTAGAACTCAATCGTTTGGCACCGGATTTACCACCTGTAGCTGCCACCTATAGCGGCGAGTTTGTGGCGGCGGGAATGCTCGATAATCCCAGTGCTGATGCCATCGATGCTGCTGGGGCGGGTCGCCTAACCATTGCGGATGGTGGCGTAATTCGTACCGAAAATGTGGCGATCGCCAAAGGTGAATGGTATAGCCGCGCGGAAGTGGACAACGTTAATCTCGTTAACTTTTCGCCATTACTCGGCAACTACGTCAGCACTGTACCCACCAATGGTTCCTTCGAGGTACGCGGTGTGCTCGACAATATTGCCCTCGAAGCTGTGCTCGCCCAAGGACAAGCCGTCTCCCAACTCGCAGGGGGCAGGGTTGAAAGCAATAATATTACGCTCCAGCAAGGTGAATTCGCGAGCCAAATGGTAGCGATGGGAGTCGCCCTTTTCCCCTTTTCTGAGCAAATGACAGGCTTTGGTTCTGGTGAATTTGCCGTCATTGCCGATGCGATTAATCCTGACTTGAGTCGCTTACAAGTTCAGGGTGAGGCGCGTTTTAGTGAGGGACTATCGCTGATTGAGTCACCCCTACGGAGTAAATTTACTTGGACTGGCTCCCAACTCCAAATTCAAGAGGCGATCGCCACCGGATTTTCGGCCAATGGCTTAGTGGATATTAATACAGCCCGTTTAGAAACTGATCCGTTGGCCGCTATCGAAAATGTGGGATTAAACCTTAATCTCGCGAATTTTGAATTGGCAGGTTTACCCTTACCACCGAATGCACGCTCACTCACCTTGGCGGGACAAACCAGTTTTGTGGGGACAGTACAGGGGGCGCCGCTCCAACCCCAAGTCGATGGTAGTTTGCGATTCAATAATCTGGAGGTCGGGGATCTTATCTTTGAAAATCAGATCGAAGGCTCTATCCAAACCCGTAGCGATCGCCGTCTCCTCATTGCTCTCGAAGGGGAAAGCGATCGCCTCATTGCCCGTCTGAATAAAAATCTGCGTCCCGAACAAGCCGTACTTCAAGTTGCAGACACCAGCCTCGATGTTGCGGTGCAATACGGCACAAATCAAATTGACCCCAAACAACTTCGTCTCACAACCAAGAATTTTCCCGTTACCCTCGCCAAGGCGATCGCCCAAGACCAGCCCCAAGTTCAACAGATCGATTTTCCCCTTGCAGACATTCCGATGGATGGACGAATTTCGAGTGAGTTAACTGCGGATCTACAAAACTTATCTGCTTCCGGTCGGTTAATTGTTGATTCCCCTACCGTTGGTGTGATTCGGGGCGATCGCCTCAACGGCGACTTTTACTACGGCAATAACCAACTTGTCTTACGGGATATGGCTTGGCGACAACAAGGTAGCCTGTACGCCGTTAACACCACCATTAACCTTCCCAACGATAATAGCCAACCCACAATTGCCCTCACCGGACAAGTGGAACAAGGCCGCATCGAGGATATTCTCGTGGCAATGCAGCTGTTTGATTACAGCGACTTTCAAAATTTAGGCAAATTATCCCTACCAGATTACTTTGGCAAATCCAGCATCTTTGGTGATAGCCAAGACCTCTACGACACTGTAGATCTCGTCAACCCAAGAGATTTCCCCAAAGAAGTAATCACCCTTAATGTCCCCGCCGATCCAAAACTGATTCAACCCGATAACGATACCCGCCCCACTACCAGTTGTCGTGAACTGCTCAATCGCAATACCAGCCAGTCCCAAGATCCAAATACACTCTTCGTACGCAATAGCCAAGACTTATCCTTTGCCGAACGTGCAGCTCTCATTAACTGTGTCCAGACCAAAATTGCTCTCAATGATCGCGAGGCAAGTAAGACTTTACTGCCAGCGCAACTTGCCGACTTACGAGGAGCAGTTAATGGCCAATTCACTCTCAATCTAGATAGTGAAGCAAACCTTGAAGCAGACTTTGACCTCCGAGGTGGCTACCAAGAAATTACAGAACTCGGCGAAACCACTCTAATTGGACGACCGTGGCAGTGGGGCGCAATTGAAATTCCCTATGTCGTGGCTCGCGGTGTCCTACGCAATAATGTGTTGACTCTCAGACCCATTAATATTCAACTGCCCGATGGCCAAGTCATTTTTATCGGTAGCTTTGGTGGCGAAACCCAGTCAGGACAGCTGCGATTAAATGAAATTCCCGTGGCCTTCCTCCAAAAATTTGTCGATTTGCCTGAAGCCGTTGGTTTACAAGGGTCGATTAATGCGAGTGCCAACCTTGCTGGTACGCCAAAAGACCCTTCTGCAAGGGGTGAGATGAGTATGACCAATGCGCGTATTAACGATGCCGAGATTAGTGCGGTTACCGGAAACTTCGCCTATGAGAATGCCCATCTGGACTTTACTGTGGACGGCGAACTTCTAGAGGGGGTTGATCCGTTAACGGTGGTGGGTAGTATTCCCTATCAGTTACCGAATACAGATGTGGCTCCAGATAGTAATGAGTTGAAATTGACGTTTAATCTTAAGGATGAAGGGTTTATTTTGCTCAATATTTTGTCGAGAGGACAGTTAGCTTGGCTGGACGGTCAAGGTCAGATGGATTTGACAATTGATGGCGAGATTGATCCGGAAACAGGTCGCCCAGAAGATTTGATCGCGCAAGGGCAAGTGGCGATCGCCGATGCAGAGATCCAGGCGAAAACATTACCCGATGCCCCTCTCACTGATGTCAATGCAAAGATCGACTTCAACTTTGATAACTTCACTATTCGCGAACTCACCGGAGACTTTAGTGGTGGGGAAGTCGATATCAGCGGCACTCTGCCAATTGCCCAAGCTAATGCAGAAGAAAACCTCAACGTAAAACTAAACGACCTTAACTTTGTCCTACCAGACCTTTACGAAGGCGGTGTCAATGGCGATCTCACCATTGCAGGCTCTGCCCTAGAACCAATTATTGGTGGTGATATTAACCTTAGTGAGGGTCGTATTTTCCTCGTCGACAATCAACAACAA from [Leptolyngbya] sp. PCC 7376 includes:
- a CDS encoding translocation/assembly module TamB domain-containing protein, which gives rise to MGFARYFIFKRLSPTIETQLTNLINRPVNLGEVKSFSLNGVRLGYSELPATEDETDQVLLEGVVVNFSLWPLLTQRKLNLDITLLKPQIYIEQDIDNVWVALDIQDDDDDDGGGIKVDVNNIYLKNADLTARSRMESGTLQTPIEITVPYGKGKLVQNDEAIDFDLEGTLKRGGTLGVTGIANLTDSSFSLDLRAKKLQISTVTDLLPLPFTLAEGLVDGQLAMNLAPGGELTDWQGEVITEGTTLILPQLVKPIKGMDSKITFEEQRLDFTDLSGSLGKVDLAGEMNLDLSGSIEGKLISQPVTIGDLLTTFELDAPEFVLDGQLRALVSVTGALEEPQLFIDAVNYDTLTFDRITFDQFQGTLAIIGSQFFVENFVATPTLGGQFQGQGLIQMPTEAFPEGAIAINTTGTQLPTNALAQLYEIPTPVPLGTGQGDFVFEATVDKVDQFVVSGSAVIPVAGGLVTATNLKVTQERWQTPATARGLRLNELYTQPLPPFAENSLVNGEFDATGALSPDAADPDPLQVTGQARTTLAGGTAIANNLRVKDGLWKTDISLEGLELNRLAPDLPPVAATYSGEFVAAGMLDNPSADAIDAAGAGRLTIADGGVIRTENVAIAKGEWYSRAEVDNVNLVNFSPLLGNYVSTVPTNGSFEVRGVLDNIALEAVLAQGQAVSQLAGGRVESNNITLQQGEFASQMVAMGVALFPFSEQMTGFGSGEFAVIADAINPDLSRLQVQGEARFSEGLSLIESPLRSKFTWTGSQLQIQEAIATGFSANGLVDINTARLETDPLAAIENVGLNLNLANFELAGLPLPPNARSLTLAGQTSFVGTVQGAPLQPQVDGSLRFNNLEVGDLIFENQIEGSIQTRSDRRLLIALEGESDRLIARLNKNLRPEQAVLQVADTSLDVAVQYGTNQIDPKQLRLTTKNFPVTLAKAIAQDQPQVQQIDFPLADIPMDGRISSELTADLQNLSASGRLIVDSPTVGVIRGDRLNGDFYYGNNQLVLRDMAWRQQGSLYAVNTTINLPNDNSQPTIALTGQVEQGRIEDILVAMQLFDYSDFQNLGKLSLPDYFGKSSIFGDSQDLYDTVDLVNPRDFPKEVITLNVPADPKLIQPDNDTRPTTSCRELLNRNTSQSQDPNTLFVRNSQDLSFAERAALINCVQTKIALNDREASKTLLPAQLADLRGAVNGQFTLNLDSEANLEADFDLRGGYQEITELGETTLIGRPWQWGAIEIPYVVARGVLRNNVLTLRPINIQLPDGQVIFIGSFGGETQSGQLRLNEIPVAFLQKFVDLPEAVGLQGSINASANLAGTPKDPSARGEMSMTNARINDAEISAVTGNFAYENAHLDFTVDGELLEGVDPLTVVGSIPYQLPNTDVAPDSNELKLTFNLKDEGFILLNILSRGQLAWLDGQGQMDLTIDGEIDPETGRPEDLIAQGQVAIADAEIQAKTLPDAPLTDVNAKIDFNFDNFTIRELTGDFSGGEVDISGTLPIAQANAEENLNVKLNDLNFVLPDLYEGGVNGDLTIAGSALEPIIGGDINLSEGRIFLVDNQQQVAVTPQGTTNTKSDPKTTDTKQLKQSTKIVPSPAAPNVDLTALTEFRDLRITLGKNIQITRSPILNFLATGDMLFNGTLIDPKPSGIIELKRGQVNLFATQFRLDKGNKNTATFIPSLGLDPYLDVALQASLVETPQSSLINTDPLSAEVQDNSVFSATQIGTIETIRVRAKVEGQASQLDNSVELSSSPPRSETELVALLGGTLLDSFTSEGTDSGLALANLAGSALLNTVQDTIGNALGLSELRLFPTVIADDEEDRNTTLGLGAELGIDITPSFSFSLLQILNSSETTQFGIRYRLNDEIFIRGSTNLSDDSRLTVEYDLKF